The genomic stretch CATAGTTCCATCTTGTTCGGCCTGTTGGCTCCATGCCACAGCGCCAGGCCCACAGACATACCCGACAAAGAGCAAAACCATCACGAAACGCTGTTTCCTCAAGTGTGCCATTTTCTATTCCTCACTACTGATTGTCCATGAGGTGCAGGGCGCGCCTTGCTTCATGAACATAGGTCTTGTTGATTCTCAAAACCTTATTGAAGAGCTCACTTGCCCTCTTGAAGTTCGATACCTCCATGTACACCTTACCCATATAATAGTATGCCTCGGAGGAGTCGGGGAGAAGGGCCACGGCATCTTTGTATGCCGATTCAGATTCCTCAAGCCATTTTTCGCGGGCAGACTCTTTTCCAATCAAGCACAATCGAATAAGGCCCACACTGGCAAATACCCTTTCCTCATTAGTGGTTGCGACTTCTCTGGCCTTTTCAATCTCCTTTATCCCCTTTTTGCAATCACCCTTATAGCCCCAGACTAGCCCGGAGCCAACATAGGCCATTGAAAAGAACGGGTCGACCTCCTTTGTATATTCAAACTCACGCAGGGCATCACTGTATCTTCCCAACTGGAGAAGTTTCATGCCACTGCGGACATGATGTTGAGGCGTATCCAAGGCATTTTCGAGCGGCCCAAGCCTTGGGGCGCACCCATCCAAAGAGGCAATGGCAGCCAGCCAAACCCCTATTAAGGTAAGGGTTGTCATTTTAAGGTGAACTTTCATCTTGACCCGCCTCCTGTGTGGTTACTTTTTGATCTATGACTACCCTGCCCTAATCCAGGACGACTACGACCCTGCACTTTTTCAAGAACAAGAGGTTTTCAGAAGCG from Deltaproteobacteria bacterium encodes the following:
- a CDS encoding tetratricopeptide repeat protein yields the protein MKVHLKMTTLTLIGVWLAAIASLDGCAPRLGPLENALDTPQHHVRSGMKLLQLGRYSDALREFEYTKEVDPFFSMAYVGSGLVWGYKGDCKKGIKEIEKAREVATTNEERVFASVGLIRLCLIGKESAREKWLEESESAYKDAVALLPDSSEAYYYMGKVYMEVSNFKRASELFNKVLRINKTYVHEARRALHLMDNQ